In Chloroflexota bacterium, the following proteins share a genomic window:
- a CDS encoding 7-carboxy-7-deazaguanine synthase QueE — MNVMEVYRSVQGEGTLMGVPTTFVRFFACNLRCSWCDTKYSWSVKEGGKWEDLPIATLAQRIADQGARHVVLTGGEPMLQRELPALAQTLRAAGHHLTVETNSTLFRPELVELINLWSLSPKLAGANTGMLRLEPLRQFMQLPAEQQQWKFVITGESDLAQLHQFVSEHQAFAAAQLPIIWQPEGRWAERDYAHALEWLAERAQLPEWRPFNVRVLPQMHVLIWGQKRLV, encoded by the coding sequence ATGAATGTGATGGAAGTTTATCGTTCGGTGCAAGGCGAAGGCACCTTGATGGGTGTGCCAACCACGTTTGTACGCTTTTTTGCCTGCAATTTGCGCTGTAGCTGGTGTGATACCAAATATTCATGGAGCGTCAAAGAGGGTGGTAAATGGGAAGATTTGCCAATTGCGACCCTCGCGCAACGCATCGCCGACCAAGGGGCACGCCATGTCGTCTTAACTGGCGGCGAGCCAATGTTGCAGCGCGAATTGCCAGCCTTGGCCCAAACTCTTCGAGCTGCTGGTCATCATCTAACAGTTGAAACCAATAGTACCCTCTTTCGCCCTGAACTGGTTGAGTTGATCAATCTCTGGAGCTTATCGCCAAAATTGGCCGGAGCCAACACCGGCATGTTGCGGCTCGAACCACTGCGTCAATTTATGCAATTGCCAGCCGAACAGCAACAATGGAAATTTGTGATTACTGGCGAGAGCGATTTAGCTCAATTGCATCAATTTGTCAGCGAACATCAGGCTTTTGCCGCAGCCCAATTGCCAATTATTTGGCAGCCAGAAGGCCGCTGGGCCGAGCGCGATTATGCTCATGCCCTCGAATGGCTGGCCGAACGCGCTCAATTGCCTGAATGGCGACCGTTCAATGTGCGCGTGCTGCCGCAAATGCATGTGCTGATTTGGGGCCAAAAACGGCTTGTCTAA
- a CDS encoding PAS domain-containing protein codes for MLAYWINLVFVVLETALGTFILARSSHYRPARIFFGLTLCLVVINSTALARNLTTDYATSYGLVGVALVSLGLLCWLMLLLFAALFMPQWWEGSRPIRPISLVYGLSIGLLALDLIGQFGWFTAGIELANGSYRPIAGPAAGLMLALFSLGWLIQLGLLGMVFWRQPATRRSISWLAFAILFSALTNSVLGIVKFEPSGQLASVLQTLPLVLSLTYIVLRGSLFQTKQVAVQQALQTMSEAMVVVDREGMIVYLNNAAAHQLGLKSQQPLQQAFRTIGVAADDVEALAKALAQPQVQAFTQTLALGNPLRLLENAVSPILDSAGQSQGTMLFIRDITELERRTALLEQERRRLSVTVEQLEQEQIQRNQLAQAVQALSFPTIPVLPGVLVLPLIGVLDQQRIAECQRVLMESLNQQPVQRLLIDLTGVQLIDAEGAIGMQRMLRAAYLLGAQTTLIGVRPEVAQALVGMGTNLQHVATAATLQAAIGQIIAKR; via the coding sequence ATGCTTGCTTATTGGATTAATTTGGTATTTGTGGTGCTTGAAACGGCTTTGGGCACGTTTATTTTGGCACGATCTAGCCATTACCGCCCAGCCCGAATCTTTTTTGGCTTAACCCTGTGCCTGGTAGTCATTAATAGCACTGCGCTTGCCCGTAATTTAACAACTGATTATGCTACTTCGTATGGATTGGTTGGGGTTGCGCTGGTGAGCCTTGGTTTGCTGTGTTGGTTGATGTTGCTCTTGTTTGCAGCGTTGTTTATGCCGCAATGGTGGGAAGGCTCACGCCCAATTCGCCCAATTTCATTGGTTTATGGCCTATCGATTGGCTTATTAGCACTTGATCTGATTGGGCAATTTGGCTGGTTCACTGCTGGGATCGAATTAGCCAATGGCAGCTATCGGCCAATCGCTGGGCCAGCGGCGGGTTTGATGTTGGCTTTATTTAGCCTTGGGTGGTTGATACAGCTTGGATTGTTGGGCATGGTATTTTGGCGACAACCAGCAACCCGCCGCTCGATTAGTTGGTTGGCTTTTGCAATTCTCTTTTCAGCATTGACCAACTCGGTATTGGGGATTGTTAAGTTTGAGCCAAGTGGTCAGTTGGCAAGCGTGCTACAAACGTTGCCCTTGGTTTTAAGTTTGACCTACATTGTTTTGCGAGGAAGTTTGTTTCAGACCAAACAAGTGGCGGTGCAGCAGGCTTTGCAAACCATGAGCGAAGCGATGGTGGTCGTTGATCGCGAAGGAATGATCGTTTATCTCAATAATGCTGCTGCGCATCAACTTGGCTTGAAATCTCAACAACCACTTCAGCAGGCGTTTCGAACTATTGGAGTTGCAGCTGATGATGTTGAGGCCTTAGCTAAAGCATTAGCGCAGCCACAAGTACAAGCTTTTACTCAAACCCTAGCCTTGGGAAACCCTTTGCGCTTGTTAGAAAATGCAGTATCACCAATTTTGGATAGTGCTGGACAGAGCCAAGGTACGATGTTGTTCATTCGGGATATTACCGAGTTGGAGCGGCGCACGGCTTTGTTGGAGCAGGAACGGCGGCGCTTGAGCGTGACAGTAGAACAACTTGAGCAGGAACAAATCCAACGCAATCAATTGGCTCAAGCAGTTCAGGCGCTCTCATTTCCAACGATTCCGGTTTTGCCAGGCGTGCTGGTGCTACCCCTGATCGGAGTGCTTGATCAGCAGCGAATTGCTGAATGTCAGCGAGTTTTGATGGAATCGTTGAATCAGCAGCCAGTTCAACGTTTGTTGATAGATTTGACCGGAGTGCAGTTGATCGATGCTGAAGGTGCAATTGGCATGCAGCGAATGTTGCGGGCAGCTTATTTGCTTGGTGCACAAACAACATTAATCGGGGTGCGGCCTGAGGTAGCCCAAGCCTTGGTTGGTATGGGGACTAATTTGCAGCATGTCGCGACCGCCGCAACTCTCCAGGCTGCGATTGGCCAAATTATTGCCAAACGCTAA
- a CDS encoding cupin domain-containing protein, with translation MLMMVNLNNAEHYVWGDGCDGWFLHKSAAFTLIQERVPVGKAEVRHYHEYADQVFYVLQGVATLEVDGIIHQLRAGDSLAIPVGAAHQLSNQGPDELHFLLISQPNSHGDRVLAPLESA, from the coding sequence ATGCTGATGATGGTTAATCTCAACAATGCTGAACATTACGTTTGGGGTGATGGTTGCGACGGCTGGTTTTTACATAAATCAGCGGCATTCACCCTGATTCAAGAGCGCGTGCCAGTTGGTAAGGCCGAGGTTCGCCATTACCACGAATATGCCGACCAAGTGTTTTATGTGTTGCAAGGCGTTGCGACGCTTGAAGTTGATGGCATAATTCACCAGCTTCGAGCAGGCGATTCGCTGGCGATTCCGGTTGGAGCAGCCCATCAATTGAGCAATCAAGGCCCAGATGAGCTGCATTTTTTGCTGATTTCGCAGCCCAATAGCCATGGCGATCGAGTCTTAGCACCGCTTGAATCAGCTTGA
- a CDS encoding methylated-DNA--[protein]-cysteine S-methyltransferase — protein sequence MPVEYCIQTSPFGRLLLAAASEGLLLASFADDDSELLAELTEAYPDQLLLYRSNGLLDQAFAQYQAYFSGQRQQFELPIAWHGSAQQQAIWQQLIQIPFGQQWSYQQLAQILPTPYQAAHAINQALRHNPLALIIPCHRLSNSPQGLGYYRWGRVRQQQLCDREASPVIATYSMEMMS from the coding sequence ATGCCCGTAGAGTATTGTATTCAAACCAGCCCCTTTGGGCGTTTGCTGCTGGCGGCTGCGTCCGAGGGGTTGTTGTTGGCCAGTTTTGCCGATGATGATAGTGAGTTGTTGGCTGAATTAACCGAAGCCTACCCTGATCAGTTGTTGCTCTATCGCTCCAATGGGTTGCTCGACCAAGCGTTTGCTCAATATCAGGCCTATTTTTCGGGCCAACGCCAGCAATTTGAGTTACCAATTGCCTGGCATGGCTCGGCGCAGCAGCAAGCAATTTGGCAACAATTAATCCAAATTCCCTTTGGTCAGCAATGGTCATATCAACAGCTTGCCCAAATATTGCCGACGCCATATCAAGCCGCTCACGCGATCAATCAAGCCTTGCGCCATAATCCTTTAGCATTAATTATTCCCTGTCATCGTTTATCCAATTCGCCGCAAGGGCTTGGCTACTACCGCTGGGGGCGGGTTCGGCAACAACAACTCTGTGATCGT
- a CDS encoding flippase, whose amino-acid sequence MAIQLLSLPTVSLRSWVLVGLFSLGLIGLLGLTLAGIRRWSKPRQATDDHLSTIGRNTSIPFALQMTSRMLDLVFAMILYRFLAAETVGAYDFAAVIVVNYFGTIADWGLTVLATHEIVRQPSQAPQTFRTTLWLRLRFAILALPIAMIFVLIYNGLAQAEITAVGLTSQQITVIAILMLTLFPAALSASVTAWLQGQERLVAAAVVNLLTNIGSAAFRLTALILGFGIIGIASGALAGALLSALLFWLAMRRFFPEVAWFGPTLPAKPLLKEGYPLLLNSLLMTIFFRFDTILLSAFHGFVVSATYGVAYKLINFTQIVPPIVVNAIFPTLIRRSGDDRAGMSRAYAGTLRMLLNLAFGIAVVATIIAVPLTTWLADRPEYLPGSVYALMITIWYLPGSYLNGLTQYVIIALGKKQAITKAFGLTAMVNLGLNIWLIPRYSYVAAAAITIVSELVLFLPLWLVLRREQININLASLFWRPALAALLAGGIGWLLLGINVYLAGVVTGLIYGAGLWFSGSIGQTERELAARMLKKLRPQASS is encoded by the coding sequence GTGGCAATACAATTACTAAGCCTACCAACAGTTTCATTGCGAAGCTGGGTTTTGGTAGGCTTATTTAGTTTGGGGCTGATTGGCTTGTTGGGCTTGACCTTGGCAGGCATTCGGCGGTGGAGCAAGCCACGCCAAGCAACTGACGACCATTTGAGCACGATTGGCCGCAACACCAGCATTCCCTTTGCCCTGCAAATGACCAGTCGCATGCTCGATTTGGTCTTTGCGATGATTCTCTATCGCTTTTTGGCTGCCGAAACCGTCGGAGCCTACGACTTTGCGGCGGTGATTGTCGTCAACTATTTTGGCACAATCGCCGATTGGGGCTTAACGGTTTTGGCAACGCATGAAATTGTGCGCCAGCCAAGCCAAGCGCCCCAAACATTTCGCACAACGCTCTGGCTACGCTTGCGTTTTGCAATTCTAGCCTTGCCAATTGCCATGATTTTTGTGTTGATTTACAACGGCTTGGCACAGGCTGAGATTACGGCGGTTGGCCTGACCAGTCAGCAAATTACGGTGATCGCGATTTTGATGCTGACCTTGTTTCCAGCAGCACTTTCGGCCAGCGTCACCGCTTGGTTGCAAGGCCAAGAACGCTTGGTCGCGGCTGCGGTCGTCAATCTTTTGACCAATATCGGGAGTGCAGCATTTCGCTTAACCGCCTTGATTTTGGGCTTTGGCATTATCGGGATTGCCAGTGGAGCCTTGGCAGGAGCGTTGCTCAGTGCACTCTTATTTTGGCTGGCGATGCGGCGTTTCTTCCCCGAAGTAGCGTGGTTTGGCCCAACCTTACCCGCCAAACCCTTGCTCAAAGAGGGCTACCCGCTCTTGCTCAATAGTTTGTTGATGACGATCTTTTTTCGTTTCGATACAATTTTGTTGAGCGCCTTCCATGGCTTTGTGGTCTCGGCAACCTATGGCGTAGCCTATAAACTGATTAATTTCACTCAAATTGTGCCACCAATTGTAGTTAATGCGATTTTCCCGACGCTAATTCGCCGTTCCGGTGATGATCGAGCTGGAATGAGTCGGGCGTATGCTGGCACATTGCGTATGTTGCTGAATTTAGCGTTTGGCATCGCCGTCGTGGCGACAATTATCGCTGTGCCACTGACCACATGGCTGGCCGATCGACCCGAATATTTGCCAGGCAGCGTCTATGCCTTGATGATTACGATTTGGTATTTACCAGGCAGCTATCTGAATGGCCTGACTCAATATGTGATTATTGCGCTGGGCAAGAAGCAGGCAATTACCAAGGCTTTTGGTTTGACCGCAATGGTCAATTTAGGCTTGAATATTTGGTTGATTCCACGCTATAGCTATGTTGCCGCCGCTGCAATCACGATTGTTTCTGAGCTTGTGTTATTTTTGCCGCTCTGGCTGGTGTTGCGGCGTGAACAGATTAATATCAACTTGGCTAGCCTATTTTGGCGGCCTGCGCTGGCAGCATTGCTGGCTGGTGGTATCGGCTGGTTGCTACTTGGGATAAATGTGTATTTGGCGGGAGTCGTGACCGGATTAATCTATGGCGCTGGTTTATGGTTCAGCGGCAGTATCGGCCAAACTGAACGCGAATTGGCGGCGCGGATGCTCAAAAAGTTACGACCCCAAGCCTCAAGCTGA
- the queD gene encoding 6-carboxytetrahydropterin synthase QueD, with amino-acid sequence MYAILTKQFRFEAAHQLPNHRGKCARLHGHSYLLEVSVRGPIQPARGQSDDGMVIDLEHIKQLVNEIIITRVDHYNLNDFLSVPSTAENIAHWMWDQLEQQAPEFAALLWRIRLWETASGYVEISRAEREAQP; translated from the coding sequence ATGTACGCGATTCTTACCAAACAATTTCGCTTCGAAGCAGCCCATCAACTCCCCAATCATCGCGGCAAATGTGCGCGGTTACATGGCCATTCCTATTTATTAGAGGTCAGCGTGCGTGGGCCGATTCAGCCTGCCCGTGGTCAAAGCGATGACGGCATGGTGATTGATTTAGAACACATTAAGCAGTTGGTCAACGAAATTATTATTACCCGCGTTGATCACTATAATCTTAACGATTTTTTGAGTGTGCCCAGCACCGCCGAAAATATCGCCCATTGGATGTGGGATCAGCTTGAACAACAAGCACCTGAATTTGCTGCCTTGCTGTGGCGCATCCGGCTGTGGGAGACTGCCAGTGGCTATGTTGAAATTAGCCGTGCCGAACGCGAGGCCCAGCCATGA
- a CDS encoding transposase: MCPQRIFTECLPTLVSRSASQPQRLRIWQQTIVLALGSAPAARLCHHLAMPHVTSPPPTPAPTVIGIDDWAWRKGTSYGGIVVDLPTHRMLDLLPDQAQHRIVAWLRHHPLIQIVSRDRGGGFATAITTALPTATHIVDRWLRIIVHQAQVVAIRMARGSHGTIGA; this comes from the coding sequence ATGTGTCCCCAACGGATTTTTACCGAATGCCTTCCGACACTCGTTTCCCGATCGGCCAGCCAACCCCAGCGACTACGAATCTGGCAGCAAACCATCGTACTCGCCCTTGGCAGTGCTCCTGCGGCCCGCCTTTGCCATCATCTCGCGATGCCGCATGTAACATCTCCGCCGCCCACACCTGCCCCAACGGTGATTGGCATTGATGACTGGGCATGGCGCAAAGGCACGTCCTACGGCGGTATTGTGGTCGATTTACCGACCCATCGCATGCTTGATCTCCTCCCTGACCAAGCCCAGCACAGGATTGTCGCATGGCTCCGCCATCATCCATTGATCCAGATTGTCAGCCGCGATCGGGGCGGTGGCTTTGCGACGGCCATCACCACCGCACTCCCCACGGCAACCCACATCGTTGATCGCTGGCTCCGAATAATAGTTCATCAAGCTCAGGTGGTGGCCATTCGAATGGCGCGTGGTAGCCATGGTACAATTGGCGCATAG